The Deefgea tanakiae DNA segment GCTAATTGAGATGTATCCGTCGGTAAGTCTTGTTGGTCGTGGTGATGCGTTTCATACCTTGGCTAGATCGATTGTAGGGCAACAGATTTCGGTGAAGGCTGCTGATTCAGTGTGGGCGCGTTTAGTCGCCGCATTGGGCGATGTGACGAGTGAGGCTGTTTTGGCTGCATCCGTTGAGCAGCTTCGTGCCTGTGGTCTTTCAGCGCGTAAAGTGGAGTATCTCTCTGATCTGGCTGCGCATCATCAAGCAGGTCGCTTGGATCCGCAAGTTTGGCTGGATTGGGATGATGAGGTAGTCATTCGTGAGCTGATCACGATTCGAGGGATTGGTCGCTGGACTGCGGAAATGTTTTTGTTGTTTTATTTGTTACGTCCGAATGTATTGCCCTTGGATGATATTGGTTTAATCAAAGGGATCGCATTGCACTATCACGGTGGTGAGCGATTGCCGCGTGCTGATTTAATTGCCTTGGCGCAACGTTGGTCGCCATGGCGAAGTGTTGCCACATGGTATCTGTGGCGCAGCTTAGACCCTGTGCCGGTTGAGTATTAACCCAAATTAAAGAAAACAATGACAAAACCCACGCAAGATCCATTTTCAGCATGGAATGAATTGGCGCAAAAAACACAAGAAATGTGGCTAGATTCGGCTTTTGTTTTCTCGCAACGTACACAGCGCATGGCTGAGGCCGGTATTAATCCGACCGAGGCAGATCAAGTTGAGATGAGCCAAATGGGTTTAGAGAAGCTTGAGGCTGTCGGCGAGTCGAGTTTGGCTGCGTTTCAGCATTGGGGACAGTTGCAACAAGCGGTATGGCATTCTGCAATGCAGCAAACAAAGGCCGTGGTAGGGGTCATGGCGGCATCAGTGGGTACGCCGCAAGAGCAAGCAGCCGCTCAGCAAGTGTGGCAATACAGCGTATTGAGTCCTGAGCATTTGGCGCAGGCCTCTGCTGACATGGCACATGCGGTGCTGCATCCGGTCCATAAGCGGACCAGCGAAAATGCAGAGCGCCTCAAGAAAGTGAGCGAGTAACAAAAAGAGCGGCCAAGGCCGCTCTTTTTGTTTAGTGCTACTGATTTACAGGGTTTTTAGTTTGCCATGAAAATCAGCCAAATTCTCGTAGCCTTTCTGCTTCATGATTTCGAGCAATTCAGCTTTTACGCGAGTAAAAATGCCCGGCCCTTCTTCATAAAGCGCAGTCCCCATTTGGACTAGCGTGGCGCCCGCCAAAATGTGCAAAAAAGCCTCATGCCCTGACTTAACACCACCGCAGCCGATTACGGCTTTTTCGGGGCAGCGGCGATAAAACGCATTCACATTGGCTAGTGCGGTGGGTAATACATAATCGCCGCCTAGACCACCGAAACCATCTTTTGGCTTAATGATGACCGATTCAGTGTTGATGTCGATCACCAAGGCATTACCGATTGAGTTAATGCAGGTCACAAAAGCCACGCTCGGATAGCGGTTCAGAATGGCGGCGGCTTCATCAAAGTGGGCTATGTCAAAGTAGGGCGGCAATTTCACCCCTAATTGGCGCTGACCATAACCTGAGGTCACTTCGGCCAGTAAGGTATCCATCGCATCAAAGTCATAGCCTAGCTGCGCTTTACCCGGCACATTAGGGCACGATAAATTGATTTCCAGAATAGCAGGGGTGACGGCATCTTTTAGACTATCCACCATCGCGAGGTTATCATCGAGCGTCAGGCCAGAAATTGAAATAAACAACGGTTTGGTTTCGTAATCATGCCGTTCGGTATAGCGCAAATAATAGGGGAATCCTTCATTGGGCAAGCCCATTGAATTGATACTGCCCCATGGCTTATTGCCATCGAGCACGCGATAGCGCGGCTCAGGATTGCCATTGCGCGGATCCAGTGTGCAGCTCTTGGTGACCATGGCACCGGACTCCGATTCCAATAGTGCTTCAAGTTGCGAGGCTACGCTGCACCACACGCCAGAGGCATTCATCAGCGGATTGGCCAATGGTAAATCTAAAAAAGTAGTCGCTAGACTGCTTGTGAGTTTGGGCATAGCAAAGGCTCCCTAAAGACGATTCATTGCATCTTAGCGGCAAGCGCAGGGCTTGATTGTGAGCCTAATCAACAAAAGCTTGTTTTAAGCTTTCGTGATAATTTTGTTGCTTAATGCCAACATCATGGCTCGCCATGCTTCGATCGTCTCGCTGCCGAGTTCAGTCTCGATCTCTTTGAGTAAGTCACGCTGCGGGCTGGTGAGTTCGTTTTCTAACTCGCAACCCGCTACGGTTAAATAAAGGTTTTTGACTCGTTTGTCGCTGTCTTCGCTGCGCGTTTCGATGAGTTCTGCTGATTGCAGTGCTTTCATTGGTCCGTGTAAGGCTTGCTTACTCACGCCCAGTTTGCCGAGTAGTTGATTAACAGCGATACCCGGATTGCGTGCAACAAAGTACAGCACGCGATGATGGACGCGATTCCATTGCCGTTCGGCAAGCAGGGCGTCGGCTTGGGCAGTAAAGGCGCGGTAGCCGTAGAACAATAGCTCGATATCGGCTTCGATTTTATGGTCAATCATGTTGACTTATATTCCTTGTTTCTGCATGATTAGGTCTATTGTATTGACCTAATTGTAAACCCTTGGAGGCTTTTATGCTGGCGAAAAGAATTGAACGTTTAACCTCGTCCTTGGTACGCGATATTTTAGCCGTGGCGCAGCGGCCGGGCGTGATTTCTTTTGCTGGCGGTTTGCCTGCCGATGAGGCCTTACTCCAGCTGGATATGAATGCTTTGTCGCCCGACTTATTGAGTAAAGCAATGCAGTATGGTCCCACCGAGGGCGAGCGTGGGCTTCGGGAGCAGGTTGCCCAGCGGATGGCAAAAATAGGTCTGAATTGTAGTGCGGATCAAGTGCTGATTTTGAACGGTTCACAGCAAGGCATTGATTTAGTCAGTAAGTTAATGATCGAAGAAGGTACGCCAGTATTGGTTGAAGAACCGGCCTATTTGGCCGCTTTACAGTCATTTCGCTTGTTTGGCGCAGATTTGAAATCGGTCGCACTACAGGCGCCGGCGGATATGAGCGCTTTGAATCAAGTATTGGGTGAAGTGCAATTAGCATATTTAACCCCAAGTTTTCAAAATCCATCAGGATATTGCTATAGCCGTGAAGAACGCATCGCAATTGCTGCGCAATTAGATACACATGGGGTGTGTTTGTTTGAGGATGATCCTTATCGTGAGCTAGCGTACGATACCCCTGCACCTGCTCCAATGGTGAGTTTTATCCAATCTGCACCGTGGATTTATCAAGGCTCATTTAGCAAAACACTAGCTCCCGGCTTGCGCTTGGGCTTTTTGATTGCGCATCCCGATCTAATGCCGCATTTGATTCGTTTAAAACAAGCAGCGGATTTGCATTCAAATCGTTTAAGTCAATTGATTGTGAATCAAATTTTGGTGAGTGACCAACTTGAACCACATTTGGCGAAAGTCCTGCCGATTTATCGTGAACGGCGCGATGCAATGGCGGCTGCCTTGCAGCGGCATCTCGCGCCGTATGCCAGTTGGCAAATTCCGGCGGGCGGTTTGTTTTTTTGGGTAAAGCTTAATACGGTCAATGATACTTTGGCGCTGATGCGGCAATGTTTGAGCAATGATTTTGCGATTATGCCCGGTGTTGCATTTATGGCATCGGGGCGAGACGAAGGGCATATTCGTTTAAATTTTAGCCATGCCAAACCCGAGCAGATTGAGGTCGGTATTGCCAAGCTCGCACAATTACTGCAAGCCGCCAACGCAGAAAAGTTTGATATGGCTGCAGGTCAATACTAAGGCAGCAAGGTACAATACCTCCAGACTCGGGGTGTCGCCACTTGCAGGAGCATTGCAGAGCGACTGAGACAAACCCGCCGTACCTGATCCAGATAATGCTGGCGTAGGGAAGTCTGCCACTCTTGCTTGGCAACTTTCCGCGCTGTGACCGGAGTTGCTATGACCCAAACGACCCACACCATTCCTGAACTTCCTTTTTCTATCATCGCCGATGAATTAGAGCGGCTGCGTGCCAATACCCCGTTAGTGCATGTGCTGACCAACGAAGTAGTGCAATGCTTTACGGCCAATACCCTATTAGCGATTGGTGCTTCACCCGCGATGGTCGTTGCTCGCGAAGAAGTGGCTGAATTTGCTGCGATTGCCGATGCGCTGTTGATCAATATCGGTACTTTGTACGCAGAACGACTCGAAGCGATGCAGCTTGCCATTGATGCGGCCAATGCCGCTGGCACGCCATGGGTGCTTGATCCCGTTGCGGTGGGCGTTTTGAATTATCGCACCGAGGCGGCTCGTACCATGTTGGCGCAACGTCCTGCTGCGATTCGTGGCAATGGCTCGGAGATTTTGGCTTTGGCCAATGCTTTGAATTTAAGCGAGGTCAGTGGTGCAGGGAAAGGTGTAGATAGCACGATGAGTTCAAGTTCCGCACTAACTGCGGCTCAGCAACTCGCAGCCGCCACCGGTGCGATTGTGGCGGTGACGGGCGCGACCGATTACATCACCGACGGCGTACAAACGTGGGCGGTGCCGTGGGGACACGCGATGATGACGCGCGTGGTCGGCACAGGTTGTGCGCTGTCGGCGGTGGTCGCGGCGTTTTTGGCCGATGCGCCCAATCGCCTCAATGCCGTTGCGGCAGCGTGTGCGGTGATGGCGATAGCGGGTGAGCGCGCGATTGAGTGTTCCGACGGCCCTGGCACTTTTTTGGCACCATTTTTAGACGCGCTGCACGTGATTCATCCAACCCAATTGCGGAGCTACAGCGTATGAGTCGCCAACCGATGCCGATTGATTTAAGCCTATATCTGGTGCTCGATCCTGATTTGTGCGGTGGCAGCGCAGGCATGGTCGCGACGGCGCAACAAGCCGCCGCCAATGGCGTGACCGTCGTGCAATTGCGAGCGCCGAATTGGAAAAAACGCCAATGGCTGGAAACCGCTCAGCAATTAAAAGCGGTACTCGCACCATTGAATGTGCCGCTGATTATTAACGATCATGTTGATATTGCACTGGCCGTGGATGCCGATGGTGTTCATGTGGGGCAACAAGACTTGCCAGTCGCCGAAGTGCGGCGACTATTAGGCCCGAATAAATTCGTAGGCTTGTCGACCAATTGCTTGGCGCAATTTAATGAGGCTGAGGCGATGTATCAGGCTGGCGTTATTGATTATGTTGGCGTAGGGCCGGTATACCCAACAGGGACCAAAAAAGACGCTTCACCTGTACTGGCTACTGACGAAGTGAATACCATGATGATAAATTGCTTCTTGCCTGCGGTAGCGATTGGCGGGATTCAAGCCGGTAAAGTGGCCAGCTTAATTGCGCAGGGCTTAAATGGCGTTGCTGTGGTGTCGGCGATTTGTGGCAAGGCGGATGTTGCCGCAGCGACGCAAGGTTTGTTGGCAGAAATTCATGCTGCACGAGGAAATACACAATGACGATTCATGCTCTAACAATTGCAGGTTCAGATTCGGGCGGCGGTGCGGGGATTCAGGCGGATTTGAAGACGTTTTCGGCGCTCGGCACTTACGGCATGAGCGTGATCACCGCCTTGACCGCGCAAAACACGCAAGGCGTGCATGGTGTGCAGGTGGTGTCGCCCGAGTTTATCGCCGCGCAATGCGATGCGGTGTTTAGTGACATTCGCGTTGATGCGGTCAAAATGGGTATGCTAGCCAATGCCGCGACGATTTCTGTGGTGGCTGAGCGTTTGGCGCATTATCAACCGCAAATCATTGTGCTCGACACGGTAATGATTGCGAAGGGCGGTCATGCGCTGCTTGATCCTGTGGCGGTAAATGCGCTGCGCGAGCAATTATTGCCGCTGGCCAGCATTATCACCCCCAATTTACCAGAAGCTGCGGCATTGCTCGGCTGCGCTGAAGCGCAATCGGAAGAGCAAATGCGTCAGCAAGGCCGAGAATTGCTTGTGGCAGGCGCACAAGCGGTGTTGATGAAAGGCGGGCACTTAGGTGGTGAGTCATGCCCTGATTGGCTGATTACGCCGAATGATGAAGTTTGCTTCCCTGCGGATCGTATCGCCACACGCCACACACACGGTACGGGTTGCACGCTATCGGCTGCATTGACGGCGTTACGTCCACAGTGCGCTGATTGGCCTGAAACTGTTGCCAAAGCCAAGGCATGGCTGTTGCTGGCGATTGCACAAGCCGAACGCCTTGAGGTCGGTCACGGCATTGGACCGGTGCATCACTTTCATCAGTGGTGGTGAAAAGAGCTGGGTTACTAAATTGTGCGGCAACAAATTGACTTACTAGCTAGCGATATTCCGGCTTGTTCTCTCGATGGGAAGCGTGCAGCTGGAATTCCTATTATTTGCTTGGCCAAAAGATAAACGCAGCGCAGAGAGCCACGCAGCAAAAGCCAACGAAATAACCTAGGCCTTGATTGAAGATAAATAATCTGCGCCAAGTATTGCTCTCTATACGTTTCCATCCCCCACTTTTGGCTGCATACCTAACACCATGCATAAAACCGCCCATCGCTTCTGGATCGTGCATGAAAAGCTCTAGTCGTGGCGGCAGTGCATCGCTGTAATTTTCTTTCAAATAGGTGTAGATCGCGTGCGAGCAGAGCATATAAATCATGCCGCCACCGAGGGTGCCAATCACCAAAAAAGGCATGCCGTAATTGAGAAAAAGTTCACGCATTGATTTTAATCCTTTGGGCTTGTGACTAAATGGCCTGTGGCTTGGCCGCTATTGTATTCATCATCGGTGTATTTGAGATCAACGCTGTTTTTGTTGAATTTGAATGCGTATTTCCAATACGTAGAGCCCTCGTTGTAGCGAGTTGTTAGCTCCAGTGTTGTTTCATTGAGCCAACGACCTCGGGCGTGTAGCTTAAGATTATTGGCGCTGCTATCTGGCTTGCTGCGATAAGCGCCATCGATACCGACCGGCCAGATGTTTTTGCCTTTAGCAAGCCAATCACCTTTCCAGTCTACTTCCCAAATTAAAGCGCCATCATCCTTAGGGTCCGGCTTGATATTGATCGCTTCTATGCCCCATGGCTTTGCCGCAAAACGCCACGTTTTGTTGTACCAATTCTTGCCTAAATCACGCGTGTTGCTGACTTCGGGCGATGAACCTAGCGCACGGATCGTCTCCGTCAATTGCGCTTCTGCTGCTGTATTCGCGGGTAAGGGGCTGCTGTTTTTGGCTAATTGATGCAATTGATTGAGGGTTGATTCATCGATATTTTGGTCGGGAATCCTCCCCGTTGTCACGATCACCAACTGCTGTGTTGGATCTACACGAATAAATTGCCCGTGTCGACCTGCTGCTTGAAAATACTGCTGGCCTAAATTTAACCAAAAACCACGGCGATAGGCATAAGTTTGTGCTGCCTTGGCATCCGCGACCAAATTAGCGGTCCAGCCGACGGGCAGTAAACGCTCGCCTTGCCAAACGCCATCTTGCAGCCATAATTGCCCAAGTCGCGCTAAGTCGTGCGGTTTGAGCATTAAATCAGCCTCGCCGATGGTTTGGCCTTGTGGACTTTTCCCCCAAGTGAACTGTGTAATCCCTAAGGGTTTAAAAAGTTGCTGCTGCGCGACGTCTTGCATCGGCTTGCCCCAAGCCTGCTGTATGACTTCGGATAGCAAATTCATATTGCCACCGTTGTAATTAAAAGTCCGACCCGGTTTATCGTCCATTTTTTGCGTGAGAACGAATTGATTCCAGTCGGGGCTTTTAATCATCTGATACGCGCTCGATTGCTCTGTATACGGCCACTCATGCCAAGCAATCCCTGAATGCATATCGACCAGATTGCCGAGCGTGATCGCGGCCTTGCGTGGGTCAATATCGCCTTTGAGCTGTTCAGCAAAAAAAGGCCGCATCGGCTGATCGAGGCCTTTGAGTTTGTCTTGCTGAATTGAAATTCCCAGCATCGTTGAGGTAACGCTTTTGGTGACTGAACGCAGGTCGTGCAGGGTATTGGGCTGGTAAGGATAAAAATAGCTATCTAGAACAATATACCCATTACGCATGATTAAGATGCTATCAATGGGTTTGCCAGATTTTTGAATCTCTTTTAGCGCTGCATTGAGCTGTGCTGAATCGATCCCTTGCGCTTCGGGTGAACTGGTGGGTAAGTCATTCGTGCTGGAGTAACTCAAACCACTCGCCAGCAGTAGAATCAAACTACAAAATTTCATCCGCATAATTAAATTCCTTGCTGGTCGAGCTATCAAATTGACGTGAATAAAATGCCTAGCGCAGGCTGCCTTGGCTGGCGACGGAGTCGTTCATATTGAGCAGGGTGGCTTTTTTGCCTTTGAATTTGATTTTGTAATTGACGCTGTACGATTCATCCACGTCCATCGCCTCGAATTGTAAGGTGTTGTTGTCCAGCCATTGTGCTCGCGCGGCGCGCATTGATTCTGGGCCTGATTTTTGCCAACGATTATCGACAGGCTTTACAGGGGTATGCAGCCATGTATCACCCAAATTGGCTTGGATGATGAAGGGTTGGTCACCTAGACCTATGCTGCGTGGTGACATTGTGATGGTGGCGACATCATCGTTAAATTCAAACGTCAGTTGATTTCCCCAGAATGTCGTGTTTTCTAAATCAATTTTTCGTTTATTGATGGTTTTTTCGAGTGGTGAGCGCAGTTTTGAGGTAGCGGTTGGTGTGGCAAGCTGCGTGATTTTGTCTTGTAGCGCAGCGAACGCGATTGGGTTTTCATCGCGTGGGTCTTTAATTTTTAAATAGTATTCGCGCAGCGCACTGAGACCAAAATCAGAACGGTCTTGATTGCGTGAGGTCATCACGACTATGATGTCGTCTTTTGGGAAAACAGCAATAAATTGCCCTCGTGCGCCTAGTGCGCTATACCACTCACGATTTTTCTCTACCCACCATTGTGCGCCGTAATGGGTTTCAGCCCATGCATTAACCATTGGCGATGTGGCGTATTGCACCCAGCTAGCAGGCAGAATTTGCTTACCTTGCCATGCTCCGTTTTGTCGATAGAGTTCACCTAGTTTAAGCATGTCGCGTGGCATGATGTAGAGTCCGCGTCCACCGCCAATATGGCCTTGTTGGTCGAGATTAACCCAGCGCGTTTTAGTAATGCCTAGTGGCTTAAATAGACGCTGATCTGCATAGTCGGCTAAAGAGCTACCGAGCGTAGCTTCACCCAAAATACCCAGTAGGTCTGAGCCTCCGCTGTTGTAGTTGTAACTACCTGTCAAATCGGCTTCGATGGGCAATTTAAGAAATGCATCGACCCAATCTGATTGTTGTTTGACCATTAACCAATCTGTTCCTTCTCCACTATCTTTCCATAACAAGCCCGTTTTCATGCCCAGCAATTGCTCAACAGTAATCAGTTTGGCATTCGGCAAGTCGGCGTATTGCGGCAAAATATCGGCGACGGTGTCGGTTAGTTTGAGCTTGCCATCGCTAATCAACATGCCAATCAAAGTTGCCATAAAGCTTTTGGTGACTGAGTTGACTTGATGCGGAATGCCCGCATGAAAAGGCGCAACGTAAGCTTCGAGCACCACTTTGCCATGGCGCGCGATGATGATGCTTTCCATATCAAAGCCTGGCGTTTGCAAGTAGCTGAGCATTTTGGTGAGCTGGGCCGAGTCGAGGCCGACCGATTCAGGTGTGGCGGTCTTAAATTGCGCTAAAGCTTGATTTTGCACTTTGGGCGAGCTGGATAAGTCACTTGCAAATACTGAGCTGAGGCTGAATGCGATGACGACTGATATGAGGTGGCGCTGCATATTTATCCTTGGGTATTGATGTAAGAGTTATATTTAGCAATGCTTGTAATCAAATACACTTAATGGTGCTATCTTCGTTTCTTGAC contains these protein-coding regions:
- a CDS encoding DNA-3-methyladenine glycosylase family protein, whose translation is MSHGRPSYWDQACVDLAANDPVMAGLIEMYPSVSLVGRGDAFHTLARSIVGQQISVKAADSVWARLVAALGDVTSEAVLAASVEQLRACGLSARKVEYLSDLAAHHQAGRLDPQVWLDWDDEVVIRELITIRGIGRWTAEMFLLFYLLRPNVLPLDDIGLIKGIALHYHGGERLPRADLIALAQRWSPWRSVATWYLWRSLDPVPVEY
- a CDS encoding polyhydroxyalkanoate granule-associated phasin, which translates into the protein MTKPTQDPFSAWNELAQKTQEMWLDSAFVFSQRTQRMAEAGINPTEADQVEMSQMGLEKLEAVGESSLAAFQHWGQLQQAVWHSAMQQTKAVVGVMAASVGTPQEQAAAQQVWQYSVLSPEHLAQASADMAHAVLHPVHKRTSENAERLKKVSE
- a CDS encoding dihydroorotate oxidase, producing the protein MPKLTSSLATTFLDLPLANPLMNASGVWCSVASQLEALLESESGAMVTKSCTLDPRNGNPEPRYRVLDGNKPWGSINSMGLPNEGFPYYLRYTERHDYETKPLFISISGLTLDDNLAMVDSLKDAVTPAILEINLSCPNVPGKAQLGYDFDAMDTLLAEVTSGYGQRQLGVKLPPYFDIAHFDEAAAILNRYPSVAFVTCINSIGNALVIDINTESVIIKPKDGFGGLGGDYVLPTALANVNAFYRRCPEKAVIGCGGVKSGHEAFLHILAGATLVQMGTALYEEGPGIFTRVKAELLEIMKQKGYENLADFHGKLKTL
- a CDS encoding MarR family winged helix-turn-helix transcriptional regulator encodes the protein MIDHKIEADIELLFYGYRAFTAQADALLAERQWNRVHHRVLYFVARNPGIAVNQLLGKLGVSKQALHGPMKALQSAELIETRSEDSDKRVKNLYLTVAGCELENELTSPQRDLLKEIETELGSETIEAWRAMMLALSNKIITKA
- a CDS encoding aminotransferase-like domain-containing protein, producing the protein MLAKRIERLTSSLVRDILAVAQRPGVISFAGGLPADEALLQLDMNALSPDLLSKAMQYGPTEGERGLREQVAQRMAKIGLNCSADQVLILNGSQQGIDLVSKLMIEEGTPVLVEEPAYLAALQSFRLFGADLKSVALQAPADMSALNQVLGEVQLAYLTPSFQNPSGYCYSREERIAIAAQLDTHGVCLFEDDPYRELAYDTPAPAPMVSFIQSAPWIYQGSFSKTLAPGLRLGFLIAHPDLMPHLIRLKQAADLHSNRLSQLIVNQILVSDQLEPHLAKVLPIYRERRDAMAAALQRHLAPYASWQIPAGGLFFWVKLNTVNDTLALMRQCLSNDFAIMPGVAFMASGRDEGHIRLNFSHAKPEQIEVGIAKLAQLLQAANAEKFDMAAGQY
- the thiM gene encoding hydroxyethylthiazole kinase, yielding MTQTTHTIPELPFSIIADELERLRANTPLVHVLTNEVVQCFTANTLLAIGASPAMVVAREEVAEFAAIADALLINIGTLYAERLEAMQLAIDAANAAGTPWVLDPVAVGVLNYRTEAARTMLAQRPAAIRGNGSEILALANALNLSEVSGAGKGVDSTMSSSSALTAAQQLAAATGAIVAVTGATDYITDGVQTWAVPWGHAMMTRVVGTGCALSAVVAAFLADAPNRLNAVAAACAVMAIAGERAIECSDGPGTFLAPFLDALHVIHPTQLRSYSV
- the thiE gene encoding thiamine phosphate synthase yields the protein MSRQPMPIDLSLYLVLDPDLCGGSAGMVATAQQAAANGVTVVQLRAPNWKKRQWLETAQQLKAVLAPLNVPLIINDHVDIALAVDADGVHVGQQDLPVAEVRRLLGPNKFVGLSTNCLAQFNEAEAMYQAGVIDYVGVGPVYPTGTKKDASPVLATDEVNTMMINCFLPAVAIGGIQAGKVASLIAQGLNGVAVVSAICGKADVAAATQGLLAEIHAARGNTQ
- the thiD gene encoding bifunctional hydroxymethylpyrimidine kinase/phosphomethylpyrimidine kinase; its protein translation is MTIHALTIAGSDSGGGAGIQADLKTFSALGTYGMSVITALTAQNTQGVHGVQVVSPEFIAAQCDAVFSDIRVDAVKMGMLANAATISVVAERLAHYQPQIIVLDTVMIAKGGHALLDPVAVNALREQLLPLASIITPNLPEAAALLGCAEAQSEEQMRQQGRELLVAGAQAVLMKGGHLGGESCPDWLITPNDEVCFPADRIATRHTHGTGCTLSAALTALRPQCADWPETVAKAKAWLLLAIAQAERLEVGHGIGPVHHFHQWW
- a CDS encoding serine hydrolase domain-containing protein, with protein sequence MRMKFCSLILLLASGLSYSSTNDLPTSSPEAQGIDSAQLNAALKEIQKSGKPIDSILIMRNGYIVLDSYFYPYQPNTLHDLRSVTKSVTSTMLGISIQQDKLKGLDQPMRPFFAEQLKGDIDPRKAAITLGNLVDMHSGIAWHEWPYTEQSSAYQMIKSPDWNQFVLTQKMDDKPGRTFNYNGGNMNLLSEVIQQAWGKPMQDVAQQQLFKPLGITQFTWGKSPQGQTIGEADLMLKPHDLARLGQLWLQDGVWQGERLLPVGWTANLVADAKAAQTYAYRRGFWLNLGQQYFQAAGRHGQFIRVDPTQQLVIVTTGRIPDQNIDESTLNQLHQLAKNSSPLPANTAAEAQLTETIRALGSSPEVSNTRDLGKNWYNKTWRFAAKPWGIEAINIKPDPKDDGALIWEVDWKGDWLAKGKNIWPVGIDGAYRSKPDSSANNLKLHARGRWLNETTLELTTRYNEGSTYWKYAFKFNKNSVDLKYTDDEYNSGQATGHLVTSPKD
- a CDS encoding serine hydrolase domain-containing protein, which gives rise to MQRHLISVVIAFSLSSVFASDLSSSPKVQNQALAQFKTATPESVGLDSAQLTKMLSYLQTPGFDMESIIIARHGKVVLEAYVAPFHAGIPHQVNSVTKSFMATLIGMLISDGKLKLTDTVADILPQYADLPNAKLITVEQLLGMKTGLLWKDSGEGTDWLMVKQQSDWVDAFLKLPIEADLTGSYNYNSGGSDLLGILGEATLGSSLADYADQRLFKPLGITKTRWVNLDQQGHIGGGRGLYIMPRDMLKLGELYRQNGAWQGKQILPASWVQYATSPMVNAWAETHYGAQWWVEKNREWYSALGARGQFIAVFPKDDIIVVMTSRNQDRSDFGLSALREYYLKIKDPRDENPIAFAALQDKITQLATPTATSKLRSPLEKTINKRKIDLENTTFWGNQLTFEFNDDVATITMSPRSIGLGDQPFIIQANLGDTWLHTPVKPVDNRWQKSGPESMRAARAQWLDNNTLQFEAMDVDESYSVNYKIKFKGKKATLLNMNDSVASQGSLR